From a region of the Hemibagrus wyckioides isolate EC202008001 linkage group LG06, SWU_Hwy_1.0, whole genome shotgun sequence genome:
- the LOC131354197 gene encoding E3 ubiquitin/ISG15 ligase TRIM25-like, producing MANISVDQLSVDQFSCPVCLDLLKDPVAIPCGHSYCKVCINGCWDQEDQKGVYSCPQCRDTFTPRPVLRRNNMLAEVVEKLKKTGVQAASPAHCYTGPGDVECDFCTGRKHKAVKSCLMCLASYCVIHLKPHLERPALKLHTLTVASGNLQEKICSEHDEVLKIYCRTDQRCICSLCMLDKHKGHDAVSVAGGRAEKQSELKEQQMKFQQRIQEKQKKVQELKQTVNTIKLSAQTAVEDNEIIFTEMISSMEKKRSEVTELIRAQEKAELSRAERLLEQLEQEIADLQRRVTELEQLSHTHDHIHFLQALASGRQSPPLRRPNFDTSSITVPQHLSFDGVRNSLSDLKKRLEEFCEEELNKIPPHAAAIQIISPLETQSRGGFLKYFYYLTLDPNTTHRNLILSVKNRVVNSSERKQKYSDHPERFDTWEQVLCKESVCGRCYWEVEWSGEFGVLISVSYKDISRKGPANESWFGRNNQSWSLSCSSSFSLSFWHNNIQTDLRGPSPSRIGVYVDHSVGTLSFYSISDTMKLLHRVHTTFTQPLYAGFGFRSGFWVDYRSEVKLCDPE from the exons ATGGCCAATATTTCAGTAGATCAGCTTTCAGTGGATCAGTTCAGCTGTCCAGTGTGCctggatctcctgaaggatCCAGTGGCTATCCCCTGTGGTCACAGTtactgtaaggtgtgtattaatggctgctgggatcaggaggatcagaagggtgtctacagctgtcctcagtgcagagacactttcactccaaggcctgttctacgcagaaacaacatgctggctgaagtggtggagaaactgaagaagactggagtccaagctgcttctcctgctcactgttacactggacctggagatgtggagtgtgatttctgcaccgggagaaaacacaaagctgtcaagtcctgtctgatgtgtctggctTCTTACTGTGTCATTCACCTGAAACCTCATCTTGAACGTCCTGCTTTGAAATTACACACATTAACTGTAGCGTCTGGAAATCTacaagagaagatctgctctgaacatgatGAAGTGTTGAAGATCTACTGTCGTACTGATCAAAGATGTATTTGCTCTTTGTGCATGTTGGATAAACATAAAGGCCATGACGCTGTATCAGTTGCAGGAGGAAGAGCTGAGAAACAG AGTGAGTTAAAGGAGCAGcagatgaaattccagcagagaatccaggagaagcagaagaaggtgcaggagctgaaacagactgtgaacactataaag cTCAGTGCACAGACAGCTGTGGAGGACAATGAGATAATCTTTACTGAgatgatcagctccatggagaaaaagcgctcggaggtgacggagctgatcagagctcaggagaaggctgaactgagtcgagctgaacgactcctggagcaactggagcaggagattgctgatcttcagaggagagtcactgagctggagcagctttcacacacacacgatcacatccatttcctccag GCTTTAGCTTCTGGACGTCAGTCTCCTCCATTACGAAGACCAAATTTTGACACGTCCAGCATCACTGTCCCTCAACATCTGtcatttgatggagtgaggaattctctctcagatctgaagaagagactggaggaattctgtgaggaggaactcaacaaaatccctccacatg ctgcagcaaTTCAGATCATTTCACCACTAGAGACACAGAGCAGAGGAGGGTTTCTGAAAT atttctattatctgactctggatcccaacACGACACATCGtaacctcattctgtctgtgaagaacagagtggtgaacagcagtgagagaaagcagaagtactctgatcatccagagagatttgacaCCTGGGAAcaggtgttgtgtaaggagagtgtgtgtggacgctgttactgggaggtggagtggagcggTGAGTTTGGTGTGCTcatatcagtctcatataaagacatcagcaggaaaggacCGGCTAATGAGAGTTGGTTTGGACGCAACAATCAGTCCTGGAGTTTGtcgtgttcttcttctttttctctctctttctggcaCAACAACATTCAGACTGATCTCAGAGGTCCATCAccctccagaataggagtttatgtggatcacagtgtaggaactctgtccttctacagcatctctgacaccatgaagctcctccacagagtccacaccacattcactcagcctctgtaCGCTGGATTTGGGTTTAGGTCTGGCTTCTGGGTTGATTATCGATCAGAAGTGAAGTTGTGTGATCCAGAATAA